One segment of Bacteroides caecimuris DNA contains the following:
- the nagA gene encoding N-acetylglucosamine-6-phosphate deacetylase, which produces MLTQIINGRILTPQGWLKDGSVLVCDGKILEVTNSDLAVIGATVIDARGMTIVPGFVSMHAHGGGGHDYTEATEEAFRTATNAHLKHGATGIFPTLSSTSFERIYQAVDVCEHLMKEKDSPILGLHIEGPYLNPKMAGTQYDGFLKTPDENEYIPLLERTSCIRRWDISPELPGAHDFAKYTHSKGIMTAVTHTEAEYDEIKAAFAVGFSHAAHFYNAMPGFHKRREYKYEGTVESVYLTDGMTVEVIADGIHLPATILKLVYKLKGVENTCLVTDALAYAAYEGNEPIDSRYIIEDGVCKMADHSALAGSLATMDVLVRTMVKKANIPLEDAVRMASETPARLIGVSDRKGALAKGKDADIVILDKELNVRCVWSMGKIVPGTDILLHK; this is translated from the coding sequence ATGTTGACTCAAATAATAAACGGAAGAATACTTACTCCGCAAGGCTGGTTGAAAGATGGTTCCGTATTGGTTTGTGATGGAAAAATATTAGAGGTAACTAATAGTGATTTAGCGGTTATCGGTGCAACGGTTATTGATGCCAGAGGGATGACGATAGTGCCCGGATTCGTAAGTATGCATGCACATGGAGGTGGTGGGCATGATTATACGGAAGCAACGGAAGAGGCTTTCCGCACCGCAACCAATGCACATCTGAAACATGGTGCTACCGGTATATTTCCTACTTTGTCCTCTACTTCATTCGAAAGAATCTACCAGGCAGTCGATGTATGTGAGCATTTGATGAAAGAGAAGGATTCTCCGATTCTCGGTCTGCATATCGAAGGCCCATATCTGAATCCGAAGATGGCGGGTACGCAGTATGACGGTTTTCTGAAAACTCCGGATGAAAATGAATATATTCCTTTGTTGGAGCGTACGTCTTGTATCAGACGTTGGGATATTAGTCCCGAACTGCCCGGTGCACATGATTTTGCAAAGTATACCCATTCGAAAGGAATTATGACTGCTGTTACACATACCGAAGCCGAATACGATGAAATTAAAGCTGCATTTGCAGTAGGATTTTCTCATGCTGCTCATTTTTATAATGCGATGCCGGGTTTCCATAAACGTCGTGAATATAAATATGAGGGTACAGTGGAAAGTGTGTATCTGACGGATGGAATGACTGTGGAAGTGATAGCGGATGGTATTCACTTGCCTGCCACTATCCTGAAACTGGTTTATAAGTTGAAAGGCGTGGAGAATACCTGTCTTGTTACCGATGCTTTGGCGTATGCCGCTTATGAAGGGAATGAACCGATTGATTCTCGTTATATCATAGAGGATGGCGTATGCAAGATGGCGGATCATTCTGCGTTGGCCGGTAGTTTGGCTACGATGGATGTGTTGGTTCGCACCATGGTAAAGAAAGCCAATATTCCTTTGGAAGATGCCGTGCGTATGGCTTCTGAAACTCCTGCCCGTTTAATTGGAGTAAGTGATCGTAAAGGGGCGTTGGCAAAGGGTAAGGATGCTGATATTGTGATTCTTGACAAAGAACTGAATGTACGTTGCGTATGGTCAATGGGAAAGATCGTTCCGGGAACTGATATTCTGTTGCATAAATAA
- the nagA gene encoding N-acetylglucosamine-6-phosphate deacetylase — translation MLTQIINARILTPQGWLKDGSVLIRDNKILEVTNCDLAIIGAKLIDAKGMYIVPGGVEIHVHGGGGRDFMEGTEEAFRTAIKAHMQHGTTSIFPTLSSSTIPMIRAAAATTEKMMAEPNSPVLGLHLEGHYFNIDMAGGQIPENIKDPDPEEYIPLLEETRCIKRWDAAPELPGAMQFGKYITAKGVLASVGHTQAEFEDIQTAYEAGYTHATHFYNAMPGFHKRKEYKYEGTVESIYLIDDMTVEVVADGIHVPPTILRLVYKIKGVERTCLITDALACAASDSQVAFDPRVIIEDGVCKLADHSALAGSVATMDRLIRTMVQKAEIPLEDAVRMASETPARIMGVLDRKGTLERGKDADIIALDRDLNVRAVWAMGELVEGTNKLF, via the coding sequence ATGTTAACACAGATCATTAATGCACGCATCCTGACGCCTCAAGGTTGGCTGAAGGATGGGTCAGTTCTTATTCGCGATAACAAAATTCTGGAAGTAACCAATTGTGACCTTGCCATTATCGGAGCCAAACTGATTGATGCCAAAGGAATGTATATTGTTCCGGGCGGTGTAGAAATCCATGTTCATGGTGGCGGTGGAAGAGACTTTATGGAAGGCACCGAAGAGGCTTTCCGGACAGCAATCAAGGCTCACATGCAGCATGGTACCACCAGTATTTTTCCTACCCTTTCTTCTTCTACCATTCCGATGATCCGTGCAGCTGCGGCAACTACCGAAAAAATGATGGCGGAGCCCAATAGCCCTGTACTCGGGCTTCATCTGGAAGGACATTATTTCAATATAGACATGGCAGGCGGACAGATTCCGGAAAATATCAAAGATCCCGATCCCGAAGAATATATTCCGTTGTTGGAAGAAACACGCTGTATCAAACGTTGGGATGCCGCACCGGAACTTCCCGGAGCCATGCAATTCGGTAAATATATCACGGCAAAAGGTGTACTGGCTTCGGTAGGACATACCCAGGCAGAATTTGAGGATATACAGACGGCTTATGAGGCGGGATATACGCATGCCACTCATTTTTATAACGCGATGCCCGGTTTCCATAAACGGAAAGAGTACAAGTATGAAGGTACAGTAGAAAGTATTTATCTGATTGATGATATGACAGTGGAAGTGGTGGCTGATGGTATTCATGTACCTCCGACGATCTTGCGTCTTGTCTATAAGATAAAAGGAGTGGAACGCACTTGCCTGATAACGGATGCGTTGGCTTGTGCCGCCAGTGATAGTCAGGTTGCCTTTGACCCGCGTGTGATTATTGAGGATGGAGTTTGTAAGTTGGCAGACCATTCAGCCTTGGCCGGGAGTGTTGCAACGATGGATCGTTTGATTCGTACCATGGTGCAAAAGGCGGAAATTCCTTTGGAAGATGCCGTAAGAATGGCTTCCGAAACTCCTGCACGGATTATGGGAGTGCTCGACCGTAAAGGAACGCTGGAGCGTGGCAAGGATGCTGATATAATTGCCTTGGACAGAGACTTGAACGTGAGAGCCGTATGGGCAATGGGAGAATTGGTGGAAGGCACCAACAAACTGTTTTAA
- the nspC gene encoding carboxynorspermidine decarboxylase gives MIDFNRFPSPCYIMEEELLRKNLSLIKSVADRAGVEIILAFKSFAMWRSFPIFREYINHSTASSVYEARLALEEFGSKAHTYSPAYTEQDFPEIMRCSSHITFNSMAQFERFYPMTVAEGSGISCGIRVNPEYSEVETELYNPCAPGTRFGITADLLPETLPQGIEGFHCHCHCESSSFELERTLEHLEEKFARWFPQIKWLNLGGGHLMTRKDYDTEHLIKLLQGLRARYPHLQIILEPGSAFTWQTGVLVSEVVDIVESRGIKTAILNVSFTCHMPDCLEMPYQPAVRGAEMGNEGNYIYRLGGNSCLSGDYMGLWSFDHELQIGERIVFEDMIHYTMVKTNMFNGIHHPAIAIWTKEGKTEIYKQFSYEDYRDRMS, from the coding sequence ATGATAGATTTTAACCGTTTTCCTTCTCCCTGCTACATTATGGAAGAAGAACTTTTAAGAAAGAACCTGAGTTTGATAAAAAGTGTAGCCGACAGGGCGGGAGTGGAGATAATCCTGGCTTTCAAGTCGTTTGCCATGTGGCGCTCTTTTCCTATATTCCGCGAATATATCAATCATTCAACGGCCAGTTCGGTATATGAAGCCCGCTTGGCGCTGGAAGAATTCGGCAGTAAGGCGCATACTTATTCTCCTGCCTATACAGAACAGGATTTCCCGGAAATCATGCGTTGCAGCAGCCATATCACATTCAATTCAATGGCGCAGTTCGAACGCTTCTATCCGATGACGGTAGCCGAAGGAAGTGGAATCTCCTGTGGTATCCGTGTGAATCCCGAATATTCGGAGGTGGAAACGGAACTTTATAATCCGTGTGCGCCCGGTACCCGCTTCGGGATAACGGCTGATTTGTTGCCGGAGACGCTGCCGCAAGGGATTGAAGGTTTTCATTGCCATTGCCATTGCGAATCTTCTTCGTTTGAGTTGGAACGTACTTTGGAACATTTGGAAGAGAAGTTTGCCCGTTGGTTCCCACAGATAAAATGGTTGAATCTTGGCGGCGGACATTTGATGACCCGCAAAGATTATGATACGGAGCATCTGATAAAACTGCTACAAGGATTGAGGGCACGCTATCCGCATTTGCAGATTATCCTGGAACCCGGTTCGGCTTTTACCTGGCAGACGGGAGTATTGGTTTCCGAAGTCGTGGATATTGTAGAGAGCCGTGGAATCAAGACAGCCATCCTGAATGTCAGCTTCACCTGTCATATGCCCGATTGCCTGGAGATGCCTTATCAGCCTGCCGTTCGGGGTGCGGAAATGGGGAATGAAGGAAACTACATTTACCGTCTCGGGGGAAATTCCTGTCTGAGCGGTGACTATATGGGGTTGTGGAGTTTCGACCATGAGTTGCAAATCGGTGAGCGGATAGTGTTCGAAGATATGATTCACTATACGATGGTAAAGACAAATATGTTTAACGGAATTCATCATCCTGCCATCGCTATCTGGACAAAAGAGGGGAAAACTGAAATTTACAAGCAATTTTCTTATGAGGATTATCGTGACCGAATGAGTTGA
- a CDS encoding NAD(P)H-dependent oxidoreductase: protein MHKDLRKVVILLAHPNIKESQANKALIDTVSDIEGVAVFSLYELSEEIAFNVDEWSKIISDASAVIYQFPFYWMAAPSLLKKWQDEVFTYLSKTPAVAGKPLMVVTTTGSEYDAYRSGGRNRFTTDELLRPYQGSAIHSGMTWQTPIVVYGMGTADAGKNIAKGANLYKQRVEMLINSSNAGNNW from the coding sequence ATGCATAAAGATTTAAGAAAAGTAGTGATTCTGCTGGCTCATCCCAACATTAAAGAGTCACAGGCAAACAAGGCATTGATCGATACTGTCAGTGACATTGAAGGAGTGGCGGTTTTCAGCCTTTACGAACTGTCCGAGGAAATCGCTTTCAATGTGGACGAATGGAGCAAAATTATCTCCGATGCTTCGGCTGTCATCTACCAGTTTCCTTTCTACTGGATGGCTGCCCCGTCATTACTGAAAAAATGGCAGGACGAAGTGTTCACTTACTTGTCCAAGACTCCGGCTGTCGCTGGAAAGCCATTGATGGTGGTAACAACTACCGGTTCTGAATACGACGCTTACCGTAGCGGCGGGCGAAACCGCTTCACAACCGATGAGCTTCTACGTCCGTATCAGGGCAGCGCGATTCATTCGGGTATGACATGGCAGACACCCATTGTCGTTTACGGAATGGGAACCGCAGATGCGGGAAAAAATATTGCAAAAGGAGCGAATCTGTACAAACAACGGGTGGAAATGCTTATCAATAGCAGCAATGCCGGGAACAATTGGTAA
- a CDS encoding efflux RND transporter permease subunit, with the protein MQTMESEINKSPKASAFTLIVAFVCVALVGLALVPLLPVKLNPSRTLPGFTVRFSMPGTSARVVEMTATSKLEAMLARVKGIRGIYSTSGNGWGSISVNLDKHVDAAVARFEASTIIRQTWPELPDGVSYPYIQMQSPGQGSQSPFMTFTINAPATPVLIQRYAEEHIKTRLAQLSGIYKINLSGATPMEWRLEYDSEQLRTLGISTDDIREAVRLHYQKEFMGTYDVEQGASDRQWIRLALVPESENKDFEPESRDFDAGRIQVKMKDGRMIGLNELVKVSRVEEQPQSYYRINGLNSIYLSVVAEETANQLALSKEVKAYMDGIRSQLPAGYEIHTGYDATEFIREELNRIYLRTGVTVAILLLFVLLITFSPEYLFLIVVSLSVNMAIAVIFYYAFGLEMQLYSLAGITVSLNLVIDNTIVMSDHYLRRGNRKVFMSVLAATLTTIGALVIIFFLDEKIRLNLQDFAAVVIINLGVSLLVALFFVPSLIDKIGLERRKRISPSKPKLKLKLKSGQRMGSVRPFMWIRSKMRRVPVYFSRFYRWLIRVLCRWRVAVCILLLLAFGLPVFLLPEKMEGDGKWAEAYNKTLGTSTYKEKVKPVVDKALGGTLRLFVQKVYEGSYFTRNEEVVLHANANLPNGSTLEQMNALVKKMETYLSGFKEIRQFQTSVESARRASIHIYFTKEHQKSGFPYTLKANMIGKALQLGGGDWSIYGLQDQGFSNNVRENAGSFRVKMYGYNYDELYAQAEKLKEKLLSHRRIREVTIGSDFSWWKDDYTEFYFNLDKRRMAEEGIGAGRLFSAIRPVYGRNMEIGSVVTEEGTEKIKLSSRQSEERDVWAMQHYPFEAGGKEYKLSELATVEKGQMPQEVAKENQQYRLCLQYEYIGSSEQGNKLLKKDLEEFNELLPMGYTAQAEGYNWSWGGKDNRQYRLLLIVIAIIFFITSILFNSLKQPLAIIFVIPVSYIGVFLTFYWFKLNFDQGGFASFVLLCGITVNASIYILNEYNSVRRRFPRLSPLRAYVKAWNTKVIPIFLTVASTILGFIPFMAGAEKEGFWFPLAAGTIGGLIMSVIGVFIFLPVLTLKRRSFVASKAML; encoded by the coding sequence ATGCAAACTATGGAATCTGAAATAAACAAATCCCCGAAGGCTTCCGCCTTTACGCTGATTGTGGCTTTTGTCTGTGTGGCGCTGGTCGGGCTGGCGCTTGTCCCGCTGTTGCCTGTCAAACTGAACCCGTCACGGACGCTGCCCGGCTTCACGGTACGTTTCAGCATGCCGGGCACCTCGGCTCGTGTGGTGGAGATGACGGCTACCAGCAAACTGGAGGCGATGCTTGCCCGCGTGAAAGGGATTCGGGGAATTTACTCCACTTCGGGAAACGGTTGGGGAAGTATCAGCGTGAATTTGGACAAGCATGTGGATGCGGCAGTCGCCCGCTTTGAAGCTTCCACCATTATCCGCCAGACGTGGCCGGAACTGCCGGACGGGGTGAGCTACCCGTATATTCAGATGCAGAGCCCGGGACAGGGCAGCCAGTCTCCTTTCATGACGTTTACCATCAATGCGCCCGCTACGCCTGTGTTGATTCAGCGGTACGCGGAAGAACATATAAAAACACGCCTGGCACAGCTTTCGGGGATTTATAAGATTAACCTTAGCGGTGCTACCCCGATGGAGTGGCGGTTGGAGTATGATTCCGAACAGTTGCGCACGCTCGGGATAAGCACGGATGATATCCGTGAGGCGGTCCGGTTGCATTATCAGAAAGAGTTCATGGGTACTTATGATGTGGAACAGGGCGCTTCGGACAGGCAGTGGATACGTCTGGCGCTGGTTCCCGAATCTGAAAACAAAGACTTCGAACCGGAAAGCCGGGATTTTGATGCGGGACGCATACAGGTAAAGATGAAAGACGGGAGAATGATCGGCCTGAATGAGCTGGTGAAGGTGTCCCGTGTGGAAGAGCAGCCTCAGAGCTATTACCGGATTAACGGGCTGAATTCGATTTACCTGTCTGTCGTGGCGGAGGAAACGGCTAACCAGTTGGCGTTGAGCAAGGAAGTGAAAGCGTATATGGACGGCATCCGGTCACAGCTTCCGGCAGGATATGAGATTCACACCGGTTATGACGCGACAGAGTTTATCCGGGAAGAACTGAACAGGATTTATCTGCGTACGGGAGTGACGGTAGCCATTCTGCTTCTGTTTGTGTTGCTGATTACTTTCAGTCCCGAATATCTGTTTTTGATTGTAGTCAGCCTGTCCGTCAATATGGCGATAGCCGTTATTTTTTATTATGCGTTCGGACTGGAGATGCAATTATACTCTTTGGCAGGCATCACCGTCTCTTTGAATCTTGTGATTGACAATACCATTGTGATGAGCGACCACTATCTGAGGCGCGGGAACCGGAAGGTGTTCATGTCCGTGCTGGCAGCTACGTTGACAACGATAGGGGCACTGGTTATTATTTTCTTCCTGGATGAGAAGATACGTCTTAATTTGCAGGACTTTGCCGCTGTGGTGATTATCAATTTGGGAGTTTCTTTGTTGGTCGCCCTGTTTTTTGTCCCTTCCCTGATTGATAAAATCGGACTGGAACGGCGGAAAAGAATTTCTCCTTCAAAACCAAAGTTGAAGCTGAAGCTGAAATCGGGACAGCGGATGGGCAGCGTGCGTCCCTTTATGTGGATACGTTCGAAGATGCGGCGTGTTCCGGTTTACTTCAGCCGCTTTTATAGGTGGCTGATACGGGTTCTCTGCCGTTGGCGGGTGGCGGTCTGCATACTGTTATTGCTGGCTTTCGGATTGCCGGTATTTCTGCTTCCGGAAAAGATGGAAGGGGACGGCAAGTGGGCGGAAGCTTATAATAAGACGCTGGGTACTTCCACTTATAAGGAAAAGGTGAAACCGGTGGTTGACAAGGCGTTGGGAGGAACGTTAAGGCTGTTTGTGCAGAAGGTATACGAAGGGAGTTACTTTACCCGCAATGAAGAGGTGGTGCTCCACGCCAATGCCAATCTGCCGAATGGAAGTACACTGGAACAGATGAATGCACTGGTTAAGAAGATGGAAACCTATCTGAGCGGCTTTAAGGAAATCAGGCAGTTTCAGACCTCTGTAGAGAGTGCCCGCAGGGCATCCATCCATATTTATTTCACGAAAGAACACCAGAAAAGCGGTTTTCCCTATACGCTGAAGGCCAATATGATCGGCAAGGCGCTCCAACTGGGCGGCGGCGACTGGAGCATCTACGGATTGCAGGACCAGGGATTCAGTAATAATGTACGTGAGAATGCGGGCTCTTTCCGGGTGAAGATGTACGGGTACAATTATGACGAGTTGTATGCACAGGCGGAAAAGTTGAAAGAAAAGCTTTTGTCCCACCGCCGTATCCGGGAAGTGACCATCGGTTCCGATTTCTCCTGGTGGAAGGATGATTATACGGAATTCTATTTCAATCTGGACAAACGGCGGATGGCGGAGGAAGGGATTGGAGCCGGGAGACTGTTTTCCGCCATCCGTCCGGTATATGGGCGGAATATGGAAATCGGTTCGGTGGTGACGGAAGAGGGCACGGAAAAGATAAAGCTTTCTTCCCGGCAGTCGGAAGAACGGGATGTATGGGCGATGCAGCATTACCCTTTCGAGGCGGGCGGCAAAGAGTATAAGCTTTCGGAACTGGCAACTGTGGAAAAGGGACAGATGCCGCAGGAAGTGGCGAAGGAGAACCAGCAGTACCGGCTATGCCTGCAATATGAGTATATCGGCTCTTCGGAACAGGGAAACAAACTGCTGAAGAAAGACCTGGAAGAGTTCAACGAACTTCTTCCGATGGGATATACTGCCCAGGCGGAGGGTTACAACTGGTCGTGGGGTGGAAAGGACAACAGGCAGTATCGCCTGCTCCTGATAGTGATTGCCATCATCTTCTTTATCACGAGTATCCTGTTCAATTCTCTGAAACAGCCGTTGGCGATTATCTTTGTGATTCCGGTATCCTATATCGGCGTGTTCCTGACGTTCTACTGGTTCAAACTGAACTTCGACCAGGGCGGTTTTGCCTCCTTTGTCCTGCTTTGCGGTATTACGGTAAATGCAAGTATCTATATCCTGAATGAATATAATTCCGTTCGCAGGCGTTTTCCGCGTCTATCACCGCTCCGGGCTTATGTGAAAGCCTGGAACACGAAAGTAATACCTATCTTCCTGACGGTTGCTTCCACTATCTTAGGCTTTATCCCTTTCATGGCGGGAGCGGAGAAAGAAGGTTTCTGGTTCCCGCTGGCGGCAGGCACTATCGGGGGATTGATAATGTCCGTAATCGGGGTATTTATTTTCTTACCGGTGCTGACGTTGAAGAGGCGTAGCTTTGTGGCATCTAAAGCTATGCTTTAA
- a CDS encoding TolC family protein, whose amino-acid sequence MNHPFRLIQKILLAGLFFSCTGLQGLHAQQRLVLDLERTIALANDSSLESFRTQNMYLSGYWEYRTYKANRLPSLTLDLTPAQYNRDITKRYDSGSNLDVYRTQQSFYAYGGLSVRQNLDLTGGTFYLESNLAYMRSFGANSATQLTSVPIRLGYSQSLVGYNPFKWERRIEPLKYERVKKEFLYNVEKVSETATNYFFSLAMAQAEYNLAKDNLASTDTLYRIGQQRHRIAAISQADLLTLKLDRVNAQNTLRNKASDLKRAMFSLASFLNLDKNTQIELQLPSRPGMIEIPVDEALSWGRSNNPQLLELKQNVLEAQRNVDKTKKESRFNASVNASVGFNQVADNFGDVYHKPMQQDLVAVSVSIPLLDWGVRKGRYNMARNNLNVVKISARQDEISIEEEVIMTVSDFNIQQQLIASAEEALDLSVLAYHETKQRFIIGKADINSLTLSLNRQQQAQRNYISALQSYWLNYYKIRRLTLFDFAAKLSLSDRFDFNGGKLVK is encoded by the coding sequence ATGAACCATCCATTCCGTCTCATCCAAAAAATCCTGCTTGCGGGGTTGTTTTTCTCCTGCACCGGTTTGCAAGGGCTGCATGCGCAGCAGCGCCTTGTGCTCGACCTGGAGCGTACGATCGCCCTTGCCAACGACAGCTCCCTGGAGTCGTTCCGTACGCAGAACATGTATCTCTCCGGCTATTGGGAATACCGGACGTACAAGGCGAACCGCCTGCCCAGCCTGACGCTGGACCTCACCCCGGCACAATATAACCGTGATATAACGAAGCGTTACGATTCGGGGTCCAACCTGGACGTATACCGCACGCAACAGTCGTTCTATGCTTATGGCGGACTGAGCGTGCGTCAGAACCTCGACCTGACCGGTGGTACCTTCTACCTGGAATCGAACCTTGCCTATATGCGCAGCTTCGGGGCGAACAGCGCGACACAACTCACCAGTGTCCCTATAAGGTTGGGATACTCGCAGAGCCTGGTAGGATACAATCCTTTCAAGTGGGAGCGCCGAATCGAACCGTTGAAATACGAGCGCGTGAAGAAGGAGTTCCTTTATAACGTGGAGAAAGTCTCGGAAACGGCCACGAACTATTTCTTTTCCCTCGCCATGGCGCAGGCCGAATACAACCTCGCCAAGGACAACCTGGCGTCTACGGACACGCTCTACCGCATCGGGCAGCAACGCCACCGGATAGCCGCCATCTCACAAGCCGACCTGCTGACATTGAAACTGGACCGTGTCAACGCGCAGAACACCCTTCGGAACAAGGCGAGCGACCTGAAACGGGCGATGTTCTCCCTGGCGTCTTTCCTCAATCTGGACAAGAATACGCAAATCGAACTGCAACTCCCTTCCCGTCCGGGCATGATAGAGATTCCGGTGGACGAGGCTTTGAGCTGGGGGAGAAGCAACAACCCCCAATTGCTGGAATTGAAGCAGAACGTGCTGGAAGCGCAGCGGAATGTGGACAAGACAAAGAAAGAGTCCCGTTTCAACGCGAGCGTGAACGCGAGCGTCGGTTTCAACCAGGTGGCGGATAATTTCGGGGATGTGTACCATAAACCGATGCAGCAGGACCTGGTGGCTGTCAGTGTTTCTATCCCGTTGTTGGATTGGGGCGTCCGCAAAGGCAGGTATAACATGGCGCGCAATAACCTGAACGTGGTGAAGATTTCGGCACGCCAGGATGAGATTAGTATCGAAGAGGAAGTGATTATGACAGTGAGCGATTTCAATATCCAGCAGCAGCTGATAGCAAGCGCGGAAGAGGCGCTGGATCTGTCCGTACTTGCTTATCATGAGACGAAACAGCGTTTTATCATCGGCAAGGCGGACATTAACAGCCTGACACTTTCACTCAACCGCCAGCAGCAGGCACAGCGGAATTATATTTCCGCCTTGCAGAGCTACTGGCTGAATTATTACAAGATACGCCGGCTTACCCTGTTCGACTTCGCCGCGAAGCTTTCCCTTTCGGACAGGTTCGATTTCAATGGGGGAAAGCTGGTTAAATGA